Genomic segment of Arvicola amphibius chromosome 7, mArvAmp1.2, whole genome shotgun sequence:
GACCCTTGCATCGGGTGGATCACCCTTAACACTTTGTCCTGGCTTTAATTTGGAGCAGAGGTGTCTAAGATCACTACTGTAAACATGCTCCTTCCCCATCTACAGTCTGCTATCTCTAATGCACAGGCTGTCCTAATGAACGGGGGTTCATCTTTTGTTTGTCAAGTCCTAGGAGAACCCTCATAGAAAGGGCAAAAGTGGAACCCTGGTATCTCTATTCTAGACTCACTTAAGAGCTGGACTCAGACTTCTCCCACAGCTTCAGGGCCTAGCTCATGGGCAGCATGAGATGTACACCGGACCAGGCTCCTTAGATACCTGGATTGAAGCTAGGAAGTGTGGAGGGATGCAGCTGAGGCAAGCCAGTGCCCATGGAGTGCCTGAGTAGGCCACCTCAGGGCCTTAGTTGACTGTTGCACATATAGGAATTGTTGGTACATCGCTGCTTTTAAATTCATGGGACCCTTCATATCACTCCATACTCCTCATGGATTGGTAACTCAGTGCTCACTTGGAAAAGAAATTCTGTGTGTGATCCCCCAAGGCTGTAATTCTCTGAAACCCCATGTCCACCTGCTCAATGTGTGTTCTTAGGAGCCTTGAGAGTCAAGAATGTCTCAAATTGAATGTACAGCTTTCCCTCTCTGTGCAGGCCTCCAGCAGTGTTTCAGGGATCACATAGGCTCCAGGGACACCAAGTACCCATCCCAAATGCACCTTGGTCTCCTCTTGTCCTCTGTCTAGGCACAAAACCAGCTCAGCACTGAGCTCAATCACCCACTCTCTTCTCGAGGTGTTGCTGTAACTGTCCTCAGTGACAACCCTACATCTTCCCAGAGCAGCTTGCTATCTTATAGCCAGAAGGAGTTATGAGAATCCCAAAACAGGAACAGTGATTCACCTCTCCACAGCTCCCTGTAGTTCTGAGTCACTGAGTGCCCTCACAGGACCAGGCTCTTTGCTATCTGTTGACTGTTTCTTTTGGTAAACACCCAGGATTCTTAGAAATGCCTGCATTACAGTGTGCCCTGCCAAAAGCACTTTTTTGGTCATCTAACCACCATCTTGTCCTCTTCTGATGTCAGCACAGAGGTCACCTGATTGTTAGACTCATTTGTGTGCTCTCTGTGAAGCATCCAGAGCTTGTTTTATGTTCCACCTGCCCACCACCATGATGATGCTTCCGGCACGAACCCTGGTTTGGAGAAGACTGTTCCTCAGGCATGAGGAGACTTGGAATAACATCCCGCCAGTCACAATGTCTAGCTGTGACGTCATGGGAAAATGACTAAGCTTCTCTGTTCCTCAGTTTCCTACTCCATGAAAGAAACTGATAGTAACATGTAGGTTAGTGGTCCATCACAGAAGTCACAGACTGTAAGAGACAATTTCTAGACTCTGTTGTCACTAGAGCCACACCTCTGCCAATCGGAGCTGAGTGAACACAACCTGGCCGCCTTCTGAGCAGTTATGCGAGTTATATGTTTATTACATTTGTGAAAGCCTTGTATTTTGCGTAAGGAAGGGGAGGTGTCCATCTATTGTGTGATGTTAGCCAATGGGGAACCTAGGAAAAGGCTCCTCTGCCCCAAGTAGGTAGAGTAGGAGAAAGGAGCTGAGCTGACCAATCGACTCCATGCAGAAGCAGGAATAGGTTCTCCTCCACAGGGCCGGATATGGGCAGGCCCAGGAGCCCCTGAAGGGACACTGGGTGGCAGAGCCTGGGTGAGGAAAAGTTTGAGGCAGGAACTGTGTACACACCGGTTTCAGATGCTAGAAACACAGAGAGGGCAGCAGTTCCCTTCTCAGTCTTGGGCCTGAGGTTCACAAAATGGGCCTAAATCTTGAATAATCCGATGAAGCCTATGGAAGCTGAAAGCAGATATAACCATAGCGCAGATAGGGGCTGAGCCTATATGCCTGGGCCCAGGCTTTGGGCAGAGGTGCATACAAGAGAGGCAGTAGGGAGGGGCTACATAGTCAGAGTTCAGGCTGAGGAATATAAGCTAGTGCTGCCAAGAGGACCGGAATCTTACACTGTCTGTCCCCAGGACCCTATGCATGGTCGAGTCATACAGTTAGTCACTGCCACTGTGGAATCCAGGCACGCCTCAGCCAATCAGAGCTTGGAGACTAAAATGCACATAGAGACCCACCTACAGGCTTAATCCCTAGCTCCCTGGAGAAAACCTCACCACTTGGGAAGTTCTAGTTTTCCTTGGGATTTGTGACTTTGGCCATAAAGAGTAAAGTGTGAGTATCTGTGTCAGAGATAAACATCAGGAATGGCCTGTTGAAATGCACTTCCAGAGGGTTCAAAATGAAAGCCGATCCCAGCATCATCATTCCCGTGGCAGCCGCAGCTTCTGTGCCTGTCTCAGCCACGTCCAGCACAGCCTTGTGGACAACCTGTAGGAGAAAGACATCACTCACTGGAGAccagggagggcaggagaggagatTCCTGGAGCATCCACTGCAGGCCTCAGCTGCTCGTGAACTTGTTCCTATCATGACTTCTACCCCTGGTGTCAACAAATCAGGGTGTGAGATGAGGCACGCACTGGGTCTGCTCAGTCTCTGAGATCTCTCAAACCCACTACACAGTGGAGGATGGGTATAGACAATGTCAATCCTTGCTCCACAGGCAGCTTCTCAGAAAAACCACAGGGAGCAGCCAGTGTGCTGGCAGCCATCGCAGGCTTCAGCATCCTGCCAGCTTCAGTCGCCTTGGGACATACAACAGCAATGCACAGGGCACAACCTCTCTTTCCTAGACTGCCATGATCTGCAGGTACAGATTAGAGCCTGGGACTCTGAGTGGGCACTGCACAGAACACTAGGCATTGCCATGCTGTGCATCAGGGAATGTAACATGGGGTCCTAAGGCATCTTCTCTCCTATTCTTAAGATTTTCATCTCAACTGCATTCATGAGTTGTTATTTCCTTTACTGCTCCAGTTCTGTGTGCTAGTCCAGAAGTGCTGGCGTGGCTGTGAGCGAAGAAGCTCAGACTGGAAGGCTTTGCCCTGCAGTGGATAGTGGGAGGCATTCACACCACAAAGCTGGTTGGTGGGATTGATGACCGAAGGCCAAGCACAGCCTCCTTCCCACCAAGGCTCCTGGCTGAGGTTATGTTCACAGGATAGAGGAGAATTGGCTGCATGGTAGCCAGCAGGAGTATATGTATCTAGGCAGTACCCTGGCTCTCCCAGGATGAGGGAATCTTAGAAATGCAGACTTTCTCACACAATTGCcatctcccctccacacacacacacatacacacacacacacacacacacacacacacgcacacacacacacacatctggcctTAACCATCCACTTTCACCAATGAAAACAACCCAGTGTGTCTTGGCTTACCTGAGAGACGCTCAGGTCCTTGGCCCCTGTGATCCCAGACAGGTCAACCTGTGTGGAGAAGAGTTCCCTGATGCCCAGCTGTGGAAGGAATCTCTCCAGGCTGTAGGCAGTGGAGATTGAGAACTTGGGCAGGGAGAGTTCGTCGATTTCTCTGAGAATCGAGATATAAATGTATAGTCACAGAACTGTATGTTTCAAACTTTCAAAACCTTTCAAAGCACACTGCAGCAGGGCAGCTCTGCACACCGCCACTCCCTGGGGAGAAGTACTCTTTCCATTAGTGCCGCCATCACATCATTTGCTTTTCCTGTGGCATTAATTATCCatcagtgctggagaggcaaCGAGGCCTGGTACCAGCTGTATCCTTTCCAAAAATGCTTTGCTCACAGATCCACAAATGCAGTTCTTCCCCTGTCTTGTGGACTCAGACTCCATCTAATGATTCCACCTATTTAAAATTGCATACTTTACCTGACTCCAGCTTTGGTTTTAAGCCTTAGACCTTCCTCTTCTCAATTTTACTCTTCATCAACTTTTAACAAGTCAGATAATGATTGGCTGCATTTCTCTCTGCCTAATCTATCTTCCTAAATTGCACGATGAACCTACAAGGGTAAGAAATTTTGTGCTTTAGTCTCTGATATACTCTCTGGGTTTAAACAGAACATGGCACAGAGTAGGTCTTCAAGTCATCATTGCACACTGGTGAGTGAATGGGTGATGAGGGATGTGATGGCTACATTGGCAGAGCTGCTTCTCAGGACTGATCTCCTCCCACCCTCACCTCCTCTGCCCTCCAACACCCTTGCAGGATTCCCTGTAATTACAGCCTGGTAGACACAGAGGAGTCTTCCAGTCCTGCTCTAGCTGATGTCaccttttgaaaaacaaaaataacagaaaacacaGTCCCCACACTACATAGTCAGCAGAGGTAAATCCACCCCCAGTCTGCTGGTCCCTGCGGACTCTCCACCCATTACTCTGGTGCTAGTAAGGTTCTGAGCTACAGGAACTCTGTCCTTAGGCTGACAGTAGGATAGGGACCCAGGCCAGCTCTGGTTCCAGTGGACACTCACTTGGGCATCAGAGAGTCCCTCCACTTCTTCAGGGTCTCTGGCTGTAGGCTGAATTCCACCTGCTGCATCTTGCCTTGGTCAGGGAGGATGAACAGGGCACTGGCATTTCCTCTGTACTTCAGCTCCACCACAGTGCAGGACAGCTCCTCATCCCGGAAATAGGGTATGGTTCGAAACAGATGGTGCATCATGGGCACCTTCACTGTCCTCTTGTTGTCCAAATAGAAGTTAGACTCTCGTGTTCGCTGAGGGTAAAAGGGCATCCTCCATTTCCCTAAATGTGGAGCAGGTCATCAGCTTGTAAACCAGCAACCTCCAACCCGTTTTTTGCCCCATTCCTCAATCTTGAAAGTCTTCTACAATCCATCTGTCACAACACCTAGTTCCCTTCTGGTTACATAATTTAGGCTAGGAAAAACATTGGCAGATGCAGAACTGTGAATGAGAAGTGATCGCAGGCTTGGAAAGGGAACTCAAACCAAAGCTGAGAAACAGGGATCTGAGGCTGGGGTACAAAGCTGAGAAACAGGGATCTGAGGTTGGGGTACAAAGACTCAGAGTGAAGGTGAGACTGGGGTCTGGGGAGAGTTGGGGACCCCTTCTCCTCAGAAGGAGCCATGTCTAGAAGGCAGTCCCTGGTGGGACAGGTTTTAGGGAAACAGGAGACGAGAAATTCTATTCTCTCACACTGTGATCTGTCAAtgcttgtgttttaataaataaagcttacatgAAGATCAGAGATACATGTACAAAGATAGCCATATAGGtcaggcagcggtggtgcacacctttaatccaagcagcCACACCAGTTAGCAATAgagtctgggtggtggtggtgcttgcctttaatacCACcattagaaaggaatataaaacgcAATGAGataggaactcgctctctttgaGTCTGAAAATGTCGTGGAGATAAAAACTCTCTAGCAgttagctgcttttcttttctgatcttcagcttgaacacCAAAatcagtctctgggtttttatgatTATTGGTCCACGTTAATAAAAGTCAATGCCCAGAGCCATGAGTGGGTTTGGACTCAAGCTCATGCGATTTGCAATTTCCCTGAGTTGGATTACCAGGATCTCATAATTGGTTGACGAAGACAGGGGTAATGAGTCCTCTTCTCCCACGTGGGCTATGTTCTTGTCCATTAATCACACATATCCTACTCAGACTTCCACTACATCCCAAGTACATGTCACTATCTGCAATACACCCTGGGTGGAGAGGGGGCCTTGGTACTTTGTCAATCACTTGGATTCAGGATCCAGCACATAAACATACATCCTCACCTCACAGCCAAGCAGCCTTGGAGCTTGGGTCCTTTGTCTAGAACAGGTAGACACACCCTGCTGTCCCATCCTTCAGGCaatccctctctttcccctcttttcaGAGCACAGCTCCTCTGGAGCCATCCTGGACTTTGTCCTCTGTCCCCCTGTCCTCCTCTGCCCAGGGTCAATTGGTTTTCTGTCTATAGTCCCACAGGCTGCACTCCACCTTCCCTGGACTATCCAAAGTTCAGAGTCCCAAATCCATCCCAGGTCTAGTCTCAAGGAGCTTTTTACCAGGCATCATTGTGTGGGCCGTTGCCCCACTCCTTGGTCTATCACAGAGTTTTGAAGGTGTCACCCCTGGATGTCTCCCTACTAACCCTTACCCGCAGCAATTCCAGCCTAGTCTCCAAACTTTCTTGTCCCCCTGTCCCATGAGTGTGTCTTCAGCACTGTGACCCTGCAGGCTGCCTGGGCTCCTAATTTTACAGACTAAAATTTCACGAAGCAGTCAGACACTAAAAACagaccactgcctggctgacacCTCCCTCTCACTAATGGCTTCTCCTCAGTCCTTGCTTTTCCATGACCAggtccagccttacagaaagagCTCAGGGGAGAGGCACAGCAGAGAAACTCCCCACAGTAATTGTGAACCATGCTACTTTCCCTTTAAGATTGGTGTAGCCAGGCTCCTTAGGTCAGGAAGGACCCGGATCCTCCTAGGGATGAGGTTCTCTAGAAGATGGACCATGTAGGAGAGTATTAGACATGGCAGAGTGGTCTGAGTGAGGGATTCCTTCTGTGTAgattgaatgcaattggcccccataagctcacatGGAGTGGAATTATTAGGAGCTGTGACTTTGTTAGAGTAAgtttggtcttgttggaggaagcatgtcattGTGGAAggaggctttgaagtctcataaatgctcaagataccacctaGAGTCTCTGACCACTTTCTGTTGCTTACAAGATGTGGGCCTCTCAGGTACCACTCCagagccatgtctgcctgcacactgacatgccccatcatgatgataatggactgaacctctgacctATAAGTGAGCCCACCaccgattaaatgttttcctttataagagtagccATGGTTAtggtctcttcaaagcaatagaacactgaccaagatATTTTGtctgcagagagaagacaggactTCTGCACAGTCAGATAGGAATGGACACGTGGTCTACATATTCAGATAGTCAGTAAGTTTAAGTCAAAGTCAAATTTATCTCTCTTAGACTGAGACCTCATATGTGGAGTATGTGTCGGGAATCACATCTATAGCCAAAAGATGTCAAAGGAGAAGTAAGGCCTGTTAGTAATCAGAGGTTAGGCACCCATGTCTGCAAGGTCATGAGCCTCTCCTTTCCAGTGCTCGGTGTATGAACACAGGGTGCACAACTAACACCCTCTCCAACCACCATAAAACAGGGTCCATCCTCACCTTTAAAGTAAATGTAATTCACCAGCACCATTAAAGCACTCTTATCCAGGCCTGAGATCAGGTTCTTGATCTTCCCATGGGTCTGTTTCCTCACGTAGTCATTGATGAGGGTTTTGACTACATGAGGCTGCTGGAAGTCAACACTTGAGGCCTCAGCTTGGTAGAGTGCCCTTGCCTTCTCCTTAAACTCTGCCAAAATCTGTAGGCGCTTTTCAACAAACATGGTACTTCCTATATTGATCTGCACCTGGTCATTTGGCTGGCTGAGTATTTGGAGGAGGTGCCCAAAGCCCTGGTGGATGTCTGCCTCAGGGGTCTCTGTGAGATTGAACTTGAGACCTTCTAGAATCTCTTGCAGAGTGTTGTTGCTTGCTCCCAGGGACAGGATGGCCAAGGCAGCTGAGATGCTGAGTGGGGAGAAGACGatgttttgatttggattattcAAAGCCAGCTCCTTGTAGAGGCTGAAGGCGAAGTCAGTGTTGATGGAGGCCAGTGTTATACTGTCCAGTTTACTCATGTTGTTTTGGTCTTCTTGATGTTCAGTGTTACTTCCCAATGTGCCATCTGGTTGGCAGAGAACAGCAGGGCAGAACCCAGCAACCAAAAGTACAAGAGCTACAAGGATGGCCATTGTCTCTGTTCTCCTGGCTGAAAAAGAAGAGCTTTTGAGTCTGGGAGGGCCATGTAGTGTACTGATCATCTCCTAGTCCTCCTGCCTGGCCTGAATTATGTCCCTGCTCTGCTGCCCCTCTCTGCCTTTGGGACCATCCATAGGAGATGCTGTGGCCACTCAAATGGTAGCACGAGATCCCATGCACCCTACTGGCACTGGAGAAAGTAATGCTGTAGTAGTCAATTTCTTAATAGAGAGTCAGAATACATAGAGACAAAGGGCCACACCATAGTTACAAAGGAAGGAAACGAAGAAGCTGGGGATGAGCAAAAGACGTGTGtaatattactttcttttttctttttcttccttgttatCAGAACTCATTAGTAACATGAAATACTCTTAATTTGCAATTATGTCCTACTTGGAATCATCAACATCGAGTCAGGACCCAGTGAGGGATCCTTGAATTAGATCAGTAGCAAATGGGCCACCATAACCAACCTTCCAGATTACATGTCTATGACGTCTCATCACACTGGGCTGTACCTGGTTCACATTTCTGGGTATGGGTGGGCTAAATGAGTGGAAACCCTGTAAACAGTCAATGCAATACCAGAGTCATGGCTCCCTTGAGAATGGGCATTAGAAGGGCCAAAAGGATTTTGTTCTTTCAGCCCTGCCAGGATGCCACATGGTGGTTTTTGGCTCAGCTTGGAAGACCtcctgagaagaagaaaaaggaatggcTTCCCATTGTCTGACTCTTGAGCCATATTTCATTTCGACTGTTAGGATGGCTGTGTGTTATCAAGCAAATGGGTGGACATCTCTGGGCAGCCTGGTGAGTGGCCCAGGGCATGTTATTAGTGAAAATGTCAGGCTTATTATGGTAACTGGGAGCATTTGGGGGGAATGTTCAGAGGGCCATCTCCTCCACACACCCATGGAGTAGGGGTGGCAAGCATCCTAAAAGACCACATTTGAAAGCTTATGAACATGGTAAACATTGGCGCCCAACTTTAGCCTCTGTCCCTCCTATAGGTGAGTTCAGAAGAGAACTAGAGACTCTAGAGGAAAGGGATGATGGCGAAGATGGATAGTGAGGAGAGAAGACAAGATGGGGAAAATAATTAGGAGTGAGAAAGTAGAGAGaagaagggacaggaaaagaggTGCAGGAGAGAGGGGTCAGATGAGGGAGCCAAGCAGAAGGTGCAGGGGAGAGAAGACTAGAAGAACCTAAGAGGAGAAAGGAGTCATCAGGGAACGGAGGTGTTGAAGCTGAGCTACCTGTCCCCAGGGCTGTCACATGACTGCAGAGGGGTCAGGGTCTTCTGCTGCCTCTACCCTGTGATTCCTGTCACActgattcattcatttctttgaaaAAGAATTCAACTGTATTTTACCtcaaaattatttccaaaaaaACCCGGCCATTTTGTTTGTGCGGGAGACTTGGCTGTGTAGCTTACTTGTTGTCTTCTTTTCCTGGCTATCAGAGGGTAGAGCCCTTCTCCTTGGCCATGAGTTCTGCTGGGGAAGTGAGGTTCCTGATCCCAAGGCTTCCCTAGTCAGTTACAAGCATTGTACGGCTGCCACCTCCCACAGGGGTACTCTGCATCGATCCTGTCTCCCCACAGCTATGACAGCAGCACCCAGGCTAGTCAAGGTCTCAGTCCTTCCTCCCtgtggagggtgggaaggagcaGGCTCCATTCAGTCTCCAGGAACAGAGCCCATGGCACCCGCATCTTCCATAGACAGGAAGACTTAGACCGATGAGAAGATTTATATGTACCCAGAAATGTCCCCTGACTCCAACCCATTGCCCCAGGGAAACTCCTCACCCTCCTCCAAACCAAGACCCCAGGTCACTACCAGTATTGCAGTCCTGGAAAATCTCCTTCCACTGTCCCCAAGGAGAAGGAATCAATGGCATTACCTGCAGAGCTGCCAGCGTCTGTGACAGTGGAGTCCAGTGTTTGGGGTCGCTTCCCTCCTGGGGTTCTCTTCTCTGATGCAAGCTCGGGTCTATTTATTCCCACCAGGGCACCTCCCACCTCTTAGTAAATGCTGGCACTTACAATGTGTACTCTGTGATCAGACTGGAAGTTGGCAGGCAGGATGATTCTATTAACATAAATTTAAGACCCTAGCTAGCAGAAACACCTGTCACTGTGCTACAAACAATAAGGCAGCTGCAGCTGGATTTCAGGGTCACAGCTTTTTCTGCAAT
This window contains:
- the LOC119819012 gene encoding serine protease inhibitor A3N-like codes for the protein MAILVALVLLVAGFCPAVLCQPDGTLGSNTEHQEDQNNMSKLDSITLASINTDFAFSLYKELALNNPNQNIVFSPLSISAALAILSLGASNNTLQEILEGLKFNLTETPEADIHQGFGHLLQILSQPNDQVQINIGSTMFVEKRLQILAEFKEKARALYQAEASSVDFQQPHVVKTLINDYVRKQTHGKIKNLISGLDKSALMVLVNYIYFKGKWRMPFYPQRTRESNFYLDNKRTVKVPMMHHLFRTIPYFRDEELSCTVVELKYRGNASALFILPDQGKMQQVEFSLQPETLKKWRDSLMPKEIDELSLPKFSISTAYSLERFLPQLGIRELFSTQVDLSGITGAKDLSVSQVVHKAVLDVAETGTEAAAATGMMMLGSAFILNPLEVHFNRPFLMFISDTDTHTLLFMAKVTNPKEN